In Erythrobacter sp. F6033, a single genomic region encodes these proteins:
- a CDS encoding ammonium transporter has product MVADPTVLTSPDTGDTAWVLASSALVLLMTLPGLALFYSGLVRAKNVLSVLLQCGAIAALASILWVIVGYTLAFGQVTNGWIGAGNAVMLRDLGSLRPGTAIPESSFALFQMTFAVIAPALMVGAWVERARFSWVLSFSALWLLIVYAPTAHWLWGGGWLASQFGTLDFAGGLVVHTTAGVSAIVVALLLGAREGFPQKLVLPHAPVLTMIGTALLWVGWFGFNGGSALGANDNAASAIISTHIAASAAALTWLLCEKMSFGKPTSIGWATGAIAGLAAITPAAVFVSPGAAIAIGAISAVVCYGAIQQVKNRWQIDDSLDVFAVHGVGGIVGTLLLAVFISPDLGGTGYFGEMTMTSQLSAQAIGIGAVALWSAVGTAIIALMVSIVFPLRVEEEDEQDGLDLANHGERGWDLD; this is encoded by the coding sequence ATGGTTGCAGATCCCACTGTTTTGACGTCACCGGACACAGGCGACACCGCATGGGTATTGGCGAGTTCGGCGCTCGTCCTGCTGATGACCCTGCCCGGCCTTGCACTGTTTTACAGCGGACTCGTTCGTGCGAAAAACGTGCTCTCCGTTCTGCTTCAATGCGGCGCGATTGCAGCGCTCGCTTCAATTTTGTGGGTCATCGTTGGCTACACCCTCGCCTTTGGCCAAGTTACCAACGGATGGATCGGTGCCGGCAACGCTGTGATGCTGAGGGATCTTGGTTCTTTGCGTCCCGGAACGGCGATCCCGGAAAGCAGTTTCGCACTCTTCCAAATGACCTTTGCGGTGATTGCTCCCGCGCTGATGGTTGGCGCTTGGGTTGAACGCGCACGTTTTTCCTGGGTACTTAGCTTTAGCGCGCTATGGCTTCTGATTGTCTATGCACCAACGGCCCATTGGCTTTGGGGTGGAGGCTGGCTTGCAAGCCAGTTCGGAACGCTCGATTTCGCTGGAGGCCTTGTGGTGCATACGACCGCAGGTGTCTCTGCAATTGTTGTGGCCCTGTTGCTTGGCGCACGGGAAGGCTTCCCGCAAAAACTCGTTTTGCCACACGCGCCCGTGCTGACGATGATCGGTACGGCCCTATTATGGGTGGGTTGGTTCGGCTTTAACGGCGGCTCTGCCCTTGGGGCGAATGACAACGCTGCGAGTGCGATTATCTCCACTCATATCGCGGCAAGCGCTGCTGCTCTCACCTGGCTTCTTTGCGAGAAAATGAGTTTCGGAAAGCCCACCAGCATCGGTTGGGCCACAGGCGCTATCGCTGGATTGGCTGCGATTACTCCCGCTGCGGTCTTCGTTTCACCGGGAGCCGCAATCGCCATCGGCGCGATAAGTGCTGTCGTTTGTTATGGAGCGATTCAACAGGTCAAGAACCGCTGGCAAATTGATGACAGCCTTGATGTCTTTGCCGTCCACGGAGTTGGCGGTATCGTTGGAACTCTCTTATTGGCCGTTTTCATTTCGCCTGATCTTGGCGGAACCGGCTATTTCGGTGAGATGACGATGACAAGCCAACTGAGCGCTCAGGCTATTGGTATCGGTGCAGTCGCTCTTTGGAGCGCGGTAGGCACCGCAATAATTGCTCTGATGGTTTCAATCGTTTTTCCGCTTCGCGTCGAGGAGGAAGACGAGCAAGACGGGCTCGACCTCGCAAACCATGGCGAACGCGGTTGGGACCTCGATTAA
- a CDS encoding D-glycerate dehydrogenase encodes MAATHTPPQFPSGKPKVVVTRQLMPSVEARMSELYEARLNKEDIPMGRDAIAEAVKDCDVLVPTVTDKIDAEVIEAAGERLKLIANFGAGTEHIDLVAAAERKIIVTNTPGVFTDDTADIAMAGIIGVPRRIREGTALVRKGEWTGWAPSGLLGRKLGGKTLGIVGMGRIGQAVAHRARAFGLEVVYHSRKPIPAALEQMLGVRYVSEIDALLAEADILTLHCPLTNDTRGMIDGRRIGLMKDGASIINTARGELIDQEALIEALYAGKLAGAGLDVYPDEPNVDERLLKHPNVMTLPHIGSATAEGREASGDRVIANIRFWADGHRPPDQVLTALIG; translated from the coding sequence ATGGCCGCAACGCACACACCGCCGCAGTTCCCTTCTGGCAAACCCAAAGTGGTTGTCACCCGGCAATTGATGCCCAGTGTGGAAGCGCGGATGAGCGAACTTTACGAAGCACGGCTCAACAAAGAAGACATCCCGATGGGCCGCGATGCCATTGCTGAAGCCGTAAAGGACTGCGACGTCTTGGTGCCCACCGTTACCGACAAAATCGACGCTGAGGTGATTGAGGCTGCTGGAGAACGCTTAAAACTCATCGCGAACTTTGGGGCAGGTACGGAGCATATCGACCTCGTCGCGGCCGCAGAACGCAAGATCATCGTTACAAACACACCCGGCGTTTTCACAGACGACACCGCAGACATTGCGATGGCAGGTATTATTGGTGTTCCGCGCAGAATTCGCGAAGGAACCGCGTTGGTACGGAAAGGCGAATGGACCGGTTGGGCTCCTTCAGGCCTTCTGGGCCGAAAGCTTGGCGGAAAGACGCTCGGCATTGTGGGAATGGGCCGTATTGGTCAGGCTGTTGCCCACCGAGCACGCGCGTTCGGCCTTGAAGTTGTCTATCACAGTCGCAAGCCTATCCCGGCTGCCCTAGAGCAGATGCTCGGCGTTAGATACGTAAGCGAAATCGACGCGCTGCTTGCAGAAGCAGACATACTCACGCTGCATTGTCCGCTCACCAATGACACTCGCGGCATGATCGACGGTCGCCGCATTGGTCTGATGAAGGACGGAGCAAGCATCATCAACACGGCGCGAGGCGAGTTGATCGATCAGGAAGCTCTGATCGAAGCGCTCTATGCAGGCAAATTGGCGGGTGCTGGTCTTGATGTATATCCAGACGAACCAAACGTGGACGAGCGGTTGCTCAAGCACCCCAATGTTATGACGCTGCCTCATATCGGCAGCGCGACAGCAGAAGGCCGCGAAGCATCCGGTGACAGAGTTATCGCGAACATCCGCTTTTGGGCCGATGGTCACAGACCGCCTGACCAAGTCCTCACCGCATTGATCGGATAG
- a CDS encoding SH3 domain-containing protein: MDALRPILLAAIGAVLAVFTVTASAQAQNREVPYWASLRYDEVRMRVGPSQEYKIDWIYRRKGMPVKVVRTRDGWRLVEDPKGGRGWIASSQLVLTRGVLVTGDGLVDIRAEPDAGSMLRWKAEAGVVAKLLDCSANWCEIDASGRIGWVPADRIWGEGEP; encoded by the coding sequence ATGGATGCTCTTCGACCTATTCTCCTTGCCGCTATTGGAGCCGTCTTGGCGGTCTTCACGGTTACAGCCTCTGCCCAAGCGCAGAACCGTGAAGTGCCCTATTGGGCTTCGCTTCGGTACGATGAAGTTCGCATGCGGGTGGGTCCCAGTCAGGAATACAAGATTGACTGGATTTACCGCCGTAAAGGCATGCCGGTAAAAGTGGTTCGGACGCGCGACGGTTGGCGCCTCGTGGAGGATCCCAAAGGTGGGCGAGGATGGATCGCATCCAGCCAGCTCGTGCTGACGCGTGGCGTCCTCGTTACCGGGGACGGCCTTGTAGATATAAGAGCAGAGCCTGATGCAGGCAGTATGCTCAGATGGAAAGCAGAAGCAGGTGTCGTTGCCAAGCTTCTCGACTGCAGCGCAAATTGGTGCGAAATTGACGCGTCCGGCCGAATTGGTTGGGTGCCTGCCGACCGCATCTGGGGCGAGGGCGAGCCCTAG
- a CDS encoding acetyl-CoA C-acyltransferase, which yields MPQFSEADPIVILSYARTPMGGMQGALSDVSATDLGATAVRAAVERSGIAGDDFDRAYMGCVLPAGLGQAPARQAVIKGGLPKSVQATTVNKVCGSGMQTVIMGAEALASGTTDVVLAGGMESMTNAPYLLKKHRSGARIGHDTTYDHMFLDGLEDAYEEGRAMGTFAQDTANEYQLTREEQDEYSIESLRRANAAIESGAFDGEVVPVTFATRKGEVTVDKDEQPGRGRPDKIPTLRAAFAKDGTITAATSSSISDGAAAVVLTRESVAAEKGAAPVAKIVAMAAHAREPKDFTVAPVGAIEKVLKNAGWSVKDVELWEVNEAFACVSMFAMRDIGIPHDKINVNGGATALGHPIGASGTRIIVTLLNALKSQGKTKGVASLCIGGGEATAVAVELI from the coding sequence ATGCCCCAGTTTTCCGAAGCCGATCCCATCGTCATCCTGTCATATGCCCGCACCCCAATGGGCGGCATGCAAGGCGCTCTGTCCGACGTGTCTGCCACTGATCTCGGCGCGACTGCCGTAAGAGCAGCGGTTGAGCGCTCCGGTATTGCTGGCGATGACTTTGATCGGGCTTATATGGGCTGCGTGCTTCCCGCAGGCCTCGGTCAGGCCCCGGCCCGTCAAGCTGTGATCAAGGGCGGCCTGCCAAAATCTGTTCAAGCGACGACTGTGAACAAGGTTTGCGGCTCTGGTATGCAAACTGTGATTATGGGCGCAGAAGCCCTCGCCAGCGGAACAACGGATGTTGTTCTTGCGGGCGGTATGGAGAGCATGACCAACGCGCCGTATCTCCTGAAAAAGCATCGTTCCGGCGCGCGTATCGGTCATGACACAACTTATGATCACATGTTCTTGGACGGCCTCGAAGATGCCTACGAAGAAGGCCGCGCAATGGGTACTTTCGCGCAGGATACTGCCAACGAATATCAGCTAACCCGCGAAGAGCAGGATGAATACTCCATCGAATCGCTCCGCCGCGCCAACGCCGCGATTGAAAGCGGCGCGTTTGATGGTGAAGTTGTTCCGGTGACATTCGCGACGCGCAAAGGCGAAGTGACCGTCGATAAAGACGAACAGCCGGGCCGCGGTCGGCCCGACAAAATCCCGACCTTGCGCGCAGCCTTCGCCAAAGACGGCACGATTACAGCCGCGACCTCCAGTTCGATTTCGGACGGAGCAGCGGCTGTTGTGCTCACCCGGGAAAGCGTGGCTGCTGAAAAAGGCGCCGCGCCTGTCGCGAAGATTGTCGCCATGGCCGCGCATGCTCGCGAACCAAAGGACTTCACTGTGGCTCCTGTTGGCGCGATTGAGAAAGTCCTGAAGAACGCTGGATGGAGCGTTAAAGACGTCGAGCTTTGGGAAGTGAACGAGGCATTTGCATGCGTATCGATGTTTGCAATGCGGGACATCGGCATACCGCATGACAAAATCAACGTGAACGGCGGCGCTACTGCGCTTGGTCACCCCATCGGAGCTTCTGGCACCCGCATCATTGTTACGCTGCTGAACGCGCTTAAATCGCAGGGCAAGACAAAGGGTGTTGCGAGCCTCTGTATCGGCGGTGGCGAAGCCACTGCCGTGGCTGTCGAACTGATCTAA